The proteins below are encoded in one region of Lactuca sativa cultivar Salinas chromosome 3, Lsat_Salinas_v11, whole genome shotgun sequence:
- the LOC111876021 gene encoding pathogenesis-related protein PRB1-3: MKQTKTCIFSYTFVIFLVAYKTNAISQNDKEFLEAHNKARLRSGLPAFSYDQSLANFARKYASTRANDCALKHSNGPYGENLFWGSADGASKWTPKDAVYAWIKEHNYYDKATNSCMPGKKCGHYTQIMWRDTKKVGCALSYCKNKGTYVVCEYDPAGNVEGLSPFVEHDPYVYSN, encoded by the coding sequence ATGAAACAAACCAAAACCTGCATTTTTTCATATACGTTTGTCATCTTTTTGGTAGCATATAAAACAAACGCCATCTCACAAAATGACAAAGAATTTCTTGAAGCTCATAACAAGGCCCGTCTCCGTTCAGGTTTGCCAGCATTTTCCTATGATCAAAGCCTTGCGAATTTCGCACGCAAGTATGCATCAACACGTGCGAATGATTGCGCTTTAAAGCATTCAAATGGGCCCTACGGTGAAAACCTGTTTTGGGGTAGTGCTGATGGTGCGTCCAAATGGACCCCAAAGGACGCTGTGTACGCTTGGATAAAAGAACATAATTATTATGACAAGGCAACCAATTCATGTATGCCAGGGAAAAAATGTGGCCATTATACGCAAATTATGTGGCGTGACACCAAAAAGGTCGGCTGTGCGTTATCATATTGCAAAAATAAAGGCACTTATGTTGTGTGCGAGTATGATCCTGCTGGAAATGTTGAGGGACTTTCTCCTTTTGTTGAACATGATCCCTACGTTTATAGTAATTGA
- the LOC128132970 gene encoding uncharacterized protein LOC128132970: MNFIDVIGVVVSRTTIIPSQKKDKQRIHLELKNLDGVLLKFAKINDYRGNIGVASYYDVTTVFINTDIDEIKQFREKLAKDNESSQSSGTISLIRTKHVSLNDDFLKNNEVKTIYKSKEPVQGKVGRWVTFSWLCLTENRPRDIQLRYMIPVCVQDDSASTILTMFDREAYGLLGIPARDLAEKHTRLGFSLGIYPPELNFLKNKHLAFKVSVTKYNVRFQNSVYTISRVTEEKQIIESLERKLLQLQPATLESLNDGPSDSNSQEKILTKDWVSHSDENVTPSTGNILTPTSFENVKSTPMNLTRKFEEVYDVEQYSNSSSTKAPRLSTGTGEGIKLLIPKVEK, encoded by the exons ATGAATTTCATAGATGTTATTGGCGTGGTTGTCTCCCGTACTACTATTATCCCCTCTCAGAAAAAAGACAAGCAGAGAATCCATCTTGAGCTCAAAAACTTGGA TGGTGTACTACTTAAG tttgcaaaaataaatgattacaGAG GTAATATCGGTGTTGCAAGTTACTATGATGTCACAACTGTCTTCATCAACACTGATATTGATGAAATCAAACAGTTTAGAGAAAA GTTGGCTAAGGATAATGAATCTTCACAATCATCTGGTACCATCAGCTTGATTCGGACAAAACATGTTTCACTCAATGACGATTTCCTAAAAAATAATGAGGTTAAGACAATTTACAAAAGTAAAGAACCTGTCCAg GGAAAAGTGGGCAGATGGGTGACATTTTCATGGTTGTGTTTGACAGAAAATCGTCCTAGGGATATTCAACT cag ATACATGATTCCAGTTTGTGTTCAAGACGATTCTGCTTCTACAATCTTAACTATGTTTGATCGGGAAGCATATGGGCTCTTGGGAATTCCAGCCAGAGATTTAGCAGAAAAACATACTAGG CTTGGATTCAGTTTGGGCATATATCCTCCTGAACtcaattttttgaaaaacaaGCATTTAGCTTTTAAAGTCAGTGTCACAAAATACAATGTGAGATTTCAAAATAGTGTCTACACAATCTCAAGGGTAACGGAGGAAAAGCAAATAATCGAGAGTTTGGAGAGAAAGCTACTTCAGTTGCAG CCTGCAACTTTAGAGTCTTTAAACGATGGACCATCCGACTCCAATTCCCAGGAAAAAATACTTACCAAG GATTGGGTTTCACATTCGGATGAAAATGTTACACCGTCTACCGGAAATATTTTGACACCAACAAGTTTTGAAAATGTAAAAAGTACTCCGATGAATTTAACACGCAAGTTTGAAGAAGTGTATGATGTGGAACAGTATTCGAATTCGTCATCAACAAAAGCACCACGTCTTTCAACTGGAACTGGAGAGGGGATCAAGCTTTTGATACCAAAAGTTGAAAAATAA